The following proteins are encoded in a genomic region of Archaeoglobaceae archaeon:
- the cooS gene encoding anaerobic carbon-monoxide dehydrogenase catalytic subunit, whose amino-acid sequence MKLEKPSYHESINQMYEKVKNETTNVVDRFNEQEKTRCPFCTRGLSCQLCSMGPCRISEKNPYGACGIDAAGMVMRNFVHKNMLGTEAYTYHAIEALKTLKATAEGKTPFEIKEPEKLRWLANLLGIDGSDIKEIAIRLADFAIADLSSADKSRLVEIIAPEKRKEVWKSLEIIPEGIFGELLTVGTSAMTNVDSNYVSLAKKSMSMSITTCIAAQFVLEMVQDILFGTPMPHESFADLGILEADYVNIAVDGHEPFVGMALIKLAEREEVQEMARKAGAKGLRIIGFIETGQEILQRISSPVFVGLVGNWIVQEFALATGCVDVFAADMNCALPSLPEYQKYGVKIVPVSRLVRFRGIDVGLDYKPEEAEKIAKKLIEIAIENFRKRDKSKAVKIDRKQKIVVGFSIEAIEKLVGFETLLNAIKDGKIKGVVALVSCTTLKNGPHDANTIAIAKELIKRDILVLSMGCGNAALQVAGLTSLEAKELAGDKLKAVCEALKIPPVLSFGTCTDVGRAAYLLRLLAEKLGVDVSQLPVAVTAPEYMEQKATIDAVFAVAYGLATHVSPIPPITGSDKVVKLLTEDVEKLTGGKVIVEEDPAKAVDLLEKVILDKRKALGI is encoded by the coding sequence AACCCGTATGGAGCTTGCGGAATAGATGCTGCAGGAATGGTGATGAGAAACTTCGTCCATAAAAACATGTTAGGCACAGAAGCTTATACCTATCATGCAATCGAAGCTTTGAAAACGCTAAAGGCTACAGCGGAAGGAAAAACACCATTTGAAATTAAAGAGCCTGAAAAGCTTAGATGGCTTGCTAATCTGCTTGGAATTGATGGTAGCGATATTAAAGAAATCGCAATAAGATTAGCGGATTTTGCAATTGCGGATCTTAGCTCTGCAGATAAAAGCAGACTTGTGGAAATTATTGCTCCAGAGAAGAGAAAAGAAGTCTGGAAAAGTCTTGAAATTATTCCTGAGGGAATTTTTGGAGAGCTTTTAACTGTTGGAACTTCAGCAATGACCAACGTGGACTCAAATTACGTTTCATTGGCCAAGAAAAGCATGTCGATGAGTATAACAACATGCATCGCTGCGCAGTTTGTGCTGGAAATGGTTCAGGACATCCTTTTTGGCACTCCAATGCCACATGAAAGCTTTGCAGACCTTGGAATTCTCGAAGCAGACTACGTGAACATTGCAGTTGATGGGCATGAGCCATTTGTTGGAATGGCATTGATAAAACTTGCGGAAAGGGAAGAAGTGCAAGAAATGGCAAGAAAAGCGGGTGCAAAGGGTTTGCGAATCATAGGTTTTATAGAAACTGGGCAGGAAATTTTACAACGCATTAGTAGCCCTGTATTCGTTGGATTGGTCGGTAACTGGATCGTTCAGGAATTTGCTCTTGCAACAGGTTGCGTTGATGTATTTGCTGCCGATATGAACTGCGCTCTGCCTTCTTTACCAGAGTATCAAAAATACGGTGTGAAAATAGTCCCGGTGAGCAGGCTTGTAAGGTTCAGAGGCATCGATGTTGGACTTGACTATAAGCCTGAAGAGGCTGAGAAAATAGCGAAAAAGCTAATAGAGATTGCTATAGAGAACTTCAGGAAGAGAGATAAAAGTAAAGCGGTAAAAATAGATAGAAAGCAAAAAATCGTCGTTGGTTTTTCCATTGAAGCGATAGAAAAGCTCGTAGGCTTTGAAACGCTTTTGAATGCAATAAAGGACGGAAAAATAAAGGGCGTTGTCGCGCTGGTTAGTTGCACAACACTGAAGAATGGTCCTCATGATGCGAACACAATTGCAATTGCCAAGGAACTCATAAAGAGAGACATACTTGTGCTCTCCATGGGCTGTGGAAATGCTGCATTGCAGGTTGCGGGACTTACGAGCTTGGAAGCCAAGGAACTTGCAGGGGATAAGCTCAAAGCGGTTTGCGAAGCCTTAAAGATTCCTCCAGTGCTCAGCTTTGGAACCTGCACTGATGTTGGTAGAGCTGCTTATTTGTTAAGATTGCTCGCTGAAAAACTCGGAGTTGACGTTTCACAGCTTCCAGTAGCGGTTACGGCTCCAGAATACATGGAACAGAAGGCAACAATAGATGCTGTTTTCGCAGTAGCCTATGGACTTGCAACCCATGTTTCCCCGATTCCTCCAATCACGGGAAGTGATAAAGTTGTAAAATTGCTCACCGAAGACGTGGAAAAGCTTACCGGAGGGAAAGTGATCGTCGAGGAAGACCCAGCTAAAGCAGTAGATCTGCTTGAAAAAGTGATCTTAGACAAGAGAAAGGCACTGGGGATCTAA
- a CDS encoding MBL fold metallo-hydrolase → MINNLELSDGISLIVGQNWGKYPSANCLYIKDFCLIDGGAESAWELKPEVIINSHWHEDHISMNSVAKKIYAHELDAKAIESYEEFERRYALGEVVKLFLAYYPKLGFRKVDEFVEDGEILTIGDKEIEVIHTPGHSAGHCCFLIEGKIIYLADIDLTSFGPWYGCVDCDVQEFLNSIDKLLKIAESVEIAVPSHGEPVKGEDLQEKLLRYREKIFERERKIMEAIKSGIDPVGKGIIYRKLPEPAEIYKNFEKIMIEKHLKKLNLKPLSSADKDGS, encoded by the coding sequence ATGATCAACAATCTTGAGCTATCAGATGGCATTTCTCTGATTGTGGGACAGAATTGGGGTAAATATCCGTCCGCAAACTGCCTTTACATTAAAGACTTTTGCCTGATCGACGGTGGAGCTGAAAGTGCTTGGGAATTAAAGCCAGAAGTGATCATAAACTCGCACTGGCATGAAGATCATATTTCGATGAATTCGGTTGCAAAGAAGATCTATGCTCACGAACTCGACGCTAAGGCAATCGAGAGCTATGAGGAATTTGAGAGAAGATATGCCCTTGGCGAGGTTGTAAAGCTTTTCTTAGCCTATTATCCAAAACTTGGATTTCGGAAAGTAGATGAATTCGTAGAGGATGGAGAGATTTTGACAATTGGCGATAAAGAGATCGAAGTTATTCATACTCCAGGCCATTCTGCTGGGCACTGTTGTTTTCTGATTGAAGGCAAGATCATTTACCTTGCGGACATCGATCTTACTTCTTTTGGTCCTTGGTATGGTTGTGTAGACTGCGATGTTCAGGAGTTTTTGAACTCGATCGATAAGCTTTTGAAAATTGCTGAAAGCGTTGAGATCGCTGTTCCATCGCATGGAGAGCCAGTAAAAGGTGAAGACTTGCAGGAAAAGCTTTTAAGATACAGAGAAAAGATCTTCGAAAGGGAAAGAAAAATAATGGAAGCGATAAAGTCGGGAATCGATCCCGTTGGCAAAGGCATAATTTACAGAAAGCTTCCAGAACCAGCGGAGATCTACAAAAATTTTGAAAAAATTATGATCGAGAAGCACTTGAAAAAGCTAAACCTTAAACCTCTTTCCTCTGCTGATAAGGATGGATCTTAA